In the bacterium genome, GTACAGGTTGAACGGTCGCCCGCCCGGAGGCCTGCGCTGCATTCTGGACATCGGTGGAAACGTGGGGTTGTTTGCGTGTCGAGCCGCCGGGCTGGCCCAACGACTGATCTCGTACGAGCCGGCACCGGACAACTTCATGCAGCTCTCGCGCAATACGGCCGAATTCCCGAACGTGCTCGCAGTCAACCAGGGTGTCGCTGGAAAACCGGGAACGCTGCGCGTGTACCGGCCCGATGCCCAAGCTCTCGATCACCTGGGATCGATCCGCGACCCGGCTTGCGAGCACCACCCGAAGAACTACGACGAGGTCGCCGCCACGACACTCGACGACATTTTCGCGCATCATTCGATCGACCACTGCGATCTGCTCAAAGTCGACCTGGAGGGAGCGGAGTGCGAGATCTTGTACGGCACCAGCGACACGGTCTTAGGAAAGATCTCGGCGATTTGCGGCAGATACGACGAGCGGTGCGAAGAAGAGCCGTCCAATCGAATCGCCGCTCTCACGGCCTTCTTGAAAGGCAAGGGCTTCGAATTGGATATCGTTCATGAACCCGGCAAGGAAGAACGCGGCGTCATTTTCGCCGAGCGCCCGGAACCATCCGGAGTGGTCGTCCCGGAACTCCTGCAACAATTCTGGAGAAGGTAAACGCGAGTGACGATCCGAATCAGTTCTGCCCTACTGCTTTGCGCGGCGCTCGCCTGCTCGACTTCGGGCAGTCATTTCGATCCCGACAGCGTGGTGCGGATCGAACCCAAGCGCAGCACTCAGGCGGACGTCGAGCAGATCTTCGGTAAACCCACGTCGCTGCGAACGCGCTCAAACGGCACGTCGCGCTACATCTACGAGTACACCGAGGAGATCAACCGGGATACGGGCACTCTGAGCCGCATCGGGCGCTGGATCGGGATACTGATTGGTGGTCGCCCCGTCTTTTCCCCGATCAACGTCCAGTACAAGAACAGCATCCGTCACCGCCTGACGGTCCTGTTCGACCGCGACGGCGTCGTCGAAGACTACACCTACGAGCGCACCGATAAACCCACCAGGCGGGTCTACTGAGTCAGGAATTCTTCTGCAGCCGATCAGGCCGCGCCGCGGAAGCGGGACGTCTCTTCGCTGAGTTCCAATCCATCGGCCTGATCCGGATGGATCTCCTTGACGCGCTCGAACAGGGGCCCTTCTTCTTCGACGTTGTTCGGGTCGGGGACGCAGCAGTCGACCGGGCAGACTTCGGCGCACTGCTCCTTGCCGTGGAAG is a window encoding:
- a CDS encoding FkbM family methyltransferase, coding for MRLGDLSDYRRLRRLAQNPWQIVRFRKKRRTGAPLDVRLSDAHSLSLRGNRQDFRMFRRVYLLDEYRLNGRPPGGLRCILDIGGNVGLFACRAAGLAQRLISYEPAPDNFMQLSRNTAEFPNVLAVNQGVAGKPGTLRVYRPDAQALDHLGSIRDPACEHHPKNYDEVAATTLDDIFAHHSIDHCDLLKVDLEGAECEILYGTSDTVLGKISAICGRYDERCEEEPSNRIAALTAFLKGKGFELDIVHEPGKEERGVIFAERPEPSGVVVPELLQQFWRR
- the bamE gene encoding outer membrane protein assembly factor BamE, whose product is MTIRISSALLLCAALACSTSGSHFDPDSVVRIEPKRSTQADVEQIFGKPTSLRTRSNGTSRYIYEYTEEINRDTGTLSRIGRWIGILIGGRPVFSPINVQYKNSIRHRLTVLFDRDGVVEDYTYERTDKPTRRVY
- a CDS encoding YfhL family 4Fe-4S dicluster ferredoxin; translated protein: MSTMITEECINCGVCEPECPNEAITEGEETFVINPALCTECVGFHGKEQCAEVCPVDCCVPDPNNVEEEGPLFERVKEIHPDQADGLELSEETSRFRGAA